From one Alosa alosa isolate M-15738 ecotype Scorff River chromosome 5, AALO_Geno_1.1, whole genome shotgun sequence genomic stretch:
- the nos1 gene encoding nitric oxide synthase, brain, whose amino-acid sequence MQESEPSVRQLQPNIISVRLFKRKVGGLGFLVKQRVCKPPVIVSDLIRGGAAEECGLVQVGDIVLAVNNKPLVDMSYERALETLKNVSPESHAVLILRGPEGFSTHLETTLTGDGRQRTIRITRPIVFPASKSFERGLLCCPVPPVSASSKELRAIENLSMTTVASAMGQRKEPPRSLIPLIEQDPLLRDGGGDGINSPLLLNGVEENNDLLKEIEPVLKLIKNSKRELNGEGQRKVDRKDAEVQVERDLCLGNGMTSQLASDNDRVFDDLWRKDNMPTVLNNPYSESADDKGAPPSACPLSQGRTSPNRNLLNGSPSKCPRFMKVKNWESGTVYSDTLHLGASNQVPICTEKVCLGSIMTPNQQSRKPDEVRTKDQLLPLATDFINQYYSSIKRCGSKAHVDRLEEVTKEIETTGTYQLKDTELIYGAKHAWRNAARCVGRIQWSKLQVFDARDCSTAHGMFNYICNHIKYATNKGNLRSAITIFPQRTDGKHDYRVWNGQLIRYAGYKQPDGSVLGDPASVELTEICMQQGWKAPRGRFDVLPLLLQANGNDPELFELPDDLILEVPIIHPKFEWFKELDLKWYGLPAVSNMLLEIGGLEFTGCPFSGWYMGTEIGVRDFCDSSRYNILEDVAKMMGLDTRKTSSLWKDQALVEINIAVLYSFQISKVTIVDHHSATESFIKHMENEYRVRGGCPGDWVWIVPPMSGSITPVFHQEMINYRLTPSFEYQADPWNNHVWKAVNGTPTKKRTIGFKKLAKAVKFSAKLMGAAMAKRVKATILFATETGKSQDYAKTLCEIFKHAFDAKVMSMEEYDMVDLEHETLVLAVTSTFGNGDPPENGEKFGAALMEMRHPTSNTEDRKSYKVRFNSVSSYSDTRKSSSDDPEPKDNFESTGPLANVRFSVFGLGSRAYPHFCAFAHAVDTLFEELGGERILRMGEGDELCGQEESFRTWAKKVFKAACDVFCVGDDVNIEKANDSLISNDRSWKKSKFRLTYTAEAPALTQALFAVHKKKVSGATLLVRENLQSEKSTRSTIVVRLATNNHDSLRYQPGDHLGVFPGNQEDLVMALIEKLEDAPPVNQIVRVEFLEERNTALGVISNWTDENRIPPCTIYQAFKYFLDITTPPTPVLLQQFASLTTNEKHKKKLEVLSKGLQEYEEWKWYNNPTLVEVLEEFPSLQIPSTLLLTQLSLLQPRYYSISSSPDLYPGEIHLTVAVVSYLTRDGDGPIHHGVCSSWLNSIETDEMVPCFVRGAPSFRMPKDVRVPCILVGPGTGIAPFRSFWQQRLFDLEHKGIKSCPMLLVFGCRQSEIDHIYKEETLQAKNKGMFKELYTAYSREPGRPKKYVQDVLREQLSETVYKCLKEESGHIYVCGDVGMAGDVLKTVQQIMKQHGNMTLEDAGFYISKLRDENRYHEDIFGVTLRTYEVTNRLRSESIAYIEESKKDTDEVFCS is encoded by the exons ATGCAGGAGTCGGAGCCCAGCGTGCGTCAGCTGCAGCCCAACATCATCTCCGTGCGCCTCTTCAAGCGCAAGGTGGGTGGCCTGGGCTTCCTGGTCAAGCAGCGTGTCTGCAAGCCGCCCGTCATCGTGTCGGACCTGATCCGCGGCGGCGCTGCCGAGGAGTGCGGCTTGGTGCAGGTGGGCGACATCGTGCTGGCCGTCAACAACAAGCCGCTGGTGGACATGAGCTATGAGCGGGCACTGGAGACGCTCAAGAACGTGTCGCCCGAGAGCCACGCCGTGCTCATCCTGCGCGGGCCAGAGGGCTTCTCCACGCACCTGGAGACCACTCTGACGGGCGACGGGCGGCAGCGCACCATCCGCATCACCCGGCCTATCGTCTTCCCCGCCTCCAAGTCCTTCGAGCGTGGCCTGTTGTGCTGCCCTGTCCCGCCCGTCAGCGCCAGCAGCAAGGAGCTGCGAGCCATCGAGAACCTGTCCATGACCACGGTGGCGTCAGCAATGGGCCAACGCAAGGAGCCTCCACGCTCACTCATCCCCCTCATCGAGCAGGATCCCCTCCTGAGGGACGGCGGTGGCGATGGCATCAACTCTCCTCTGCTGCTCAATGGCGTGGAGGAGAACAACGACCTACTGAAAGAGATCGAGCCCGTGCTCAAGCTCATCAAGAACAGCAAGAGGGAGCTGAacggagagggacagagaaaagtGGACCGAAAAGACGCCGAGGTCCAAGTAGAGAG GGATCTGTGCCTGGGAAATGGCATGACCTCACAGCTGGCATCCGATAACGACAGAGTGTTTGATGACCTCTGGAGGAAGGACAACATGCCCACGGTGCTCAACAACCCGTACTCAGAGAGTGCCGACGATAAGGGAGCACCGCCATCAGCGTGC CCTCTTAGCCAAGGGAGGACATCGCCCAACAGAAACCTGCTGAACGGCAGCCCCTCCAAATGCCCGCGCTTCATGAAGGTCAAGAACTGGGAGAGCGGCACGGTCTACAGTGACACACTGCACCTCGGTGCCAGCAACCAG GTACCCATCTGCACTGAGAAGGTGTGCCTCGGTTCCATTATGACACCCAACCAGCAGAGCCGCAAGCCAGATGAGGTGCGAACCAAAGACCAGCTTCTTCCCCTGGCTACCGACTTCATCAATCAGTACTACAGCTCCATAAAAAG ATGTGGCTCCAAGGCGCACGTCGACAGGCTGGAGGAGGTGACGAAGGAGATTGAGACAACGGGGACGTACCAGCTGAAGGACACGGAGCTCATCTACGGTGCCAAGCACGCCTGGAGGAATGCTGCCCGATGCGTGGGCAGGATCCAATGGTCAAAGCTgcag GTATTTGATGCCAGAGACTGTTCAACAGCTCATGGGATGTTTAATTACATCTGTAATCATATCAAATATGCCACCAACAAAGGCAACCTCAG ATCGGCCATCACCATATTCCCCCAGAGGACGGATGGGAAGCACGACTACCGCGTGTGGAACGGCCAGCTGATCCGCTACGCTGGCTACAAGCAACCTGACGGCTCTGTGCTGGGAGACCCAGCCTCTGTGGAGCTCACAGAG ATCTGTATGCAGCAGGGCTGGAAAGCCCCACGTGGTCGCTTCGATGTCCTCCCCCTCCTGCTGCAGGCCAACGGGAATGACCCAGAGCTGTTTGAGCTCCCTGACGACCTCATCCTGGAGGTGCCCATCATCCACCCAAA GTTTGAGTGGTTCAAGGAGCTGGATCTGAAGTGGTACGGGCTGCCGGCCGTGTCCAACATGCTGCTGGAGATCGGCGGCCTGGAGTTCACTGGCTGCCCCTTCAGCGGCTGGTACATGGGCACAGAGATCGGCGTGAGGGACTTTTGCGACAGCTCACGATACAACATCCTGGAG GATGTGGCCAAGATGATGGGACTGGACACCAGGAAAACCTCGTCTCTGTGGAAGGACCAGGCGCTGGTGGAGATTAACATTGCTGTCCTTTACAGCTTCCAG ATATCTAAGGTGACCATAGTGGACCACCACTCAGCGACAGAGTCCTTCATCAAGCACATGGAGAACGAGTACCGCGTGCGAGGGGGTTGCCCAGGAGACTGGGTATGGATCGTGCCGCCCATGTCAGGCAGCATAACGCCAGTGTTTCACCAGGAGATGATCAATTATCGCCTCACGCCCTCGTTCGAGTACCAG gccGACCCCTGGAACAATCACGTGTGGAAGGCGGTGAACGGGACTCCCACCAAGAAGAGAACCATCGGATTCAAGAAGCTTGCCAA gGCGGTAAAGTTCTCCGCAAAACTCATGGGTGCGGCCATGGCCAAAAGGGTGAAGGCCACCATTCTGTTCGCCACAGAGACGGGCAAATCTCAGGACTATGCCAAAACGCTCTGTGAAATCTTCAAACACGCTTTTGATGCGAAG GTTATGTCCATGGAGGAGTATGACATGGTTGACCTTGAACATGAGACGCTGGTCCTGGCTGTGACCAGCACCTTCGGCAATGGGGACCCCCCTGAAAATGGAGAG AAGTTTGGTGCAGCTTTGATGGAAATGAGACATCCCACTTCCAACACAGAGGACAGAAA GAGCTACAAAGTACGGTTCAATAGTGTCTCCTCCTACTCGGACACACGCAAATCCTCCAGTGACGACCCAGAGCCCAAAGACAACTTTGAGAGCACGGGGCCTCTGGCAAACGTCAG gTTTTCTGTGTTTGGCCTTGGCTCCAGGGCCTACCCACACTTCTGCGCCTTTGCCCACGCCGTGGACACTCTGTTCGAGGAGCTGGGGGGTGAGCGCATCCTACGCATGGGGGAGGGAGACGAGTTGTGTGGCCAAGAGGAGTCTTTCAGAACCTGGGCCAAGAAGGTTTTCAAG GCTGCGTGTGACGTCTTTTGCGTTGGAGACGATGTGAATATCGAGAAGGCAAACGACTCGCTCATCAGTAATGACCGGAGCTGGAAAAAGAGCAAGTTCCGTCTGACTTACACAGCAGAGGCGCCCGCACTCACTCAAG CACTTTTCGCCGTTCATAAGAAGAAAGTTTCTGGTGCCACGCTGTTAGTCCGAGAGAACCTACAGAGTGAGAAATCCAC GCGCTCCACCATAGTTGTGCGGCTCGCCACAAATAACCACGACAGCCTGAGATACCAGCCTGGGGACCATCTGGGCGTCTTCCCAGGCAACCAAGAGGACTTGGTCATGGCTCTCATCGAGAAGCTGGAAGACGCCCCGCCTGTCAATCAAATAGTCAGGGTGGAGTTTCTGGAAGAGAGAAACACAGCCTTAG GGGTGATCAGCAACTGGACAGATGAGAACCGCATCCCCCCCTGCACCATATACCAGGCCTTTAAGTACTTCCTGGACATCACCACCCCACCGACCCCTGTGCTCCTGCAGCAGTTTGCCTCTCTCACCACCAACGAAAAACACAAGAAGAAGCTTGAGGTTCTCAGTAAG gGTCTACAGGAGTACGAGGAGTGGAAGTGGTACAACAACCCCACCCTAGTGGAGGTGCTAGAGGAGTTCCCCTCGCTGCAgatcccctccaccctcctgcTCACCCAGCTGTCTCTCCTCCAGCCGCGCTACTACTCCATCAGCTCCTCCCCCGACCTCTACCCTGGGGAGATCCACCTCACCGTGGCCGTGGTGTCCTACCTCACAAGAG ATGGGGACGGCCCGATCCATCATGGAGTGTGCTCCTCCTGGCTCAACAGCATTGAGACGGACGAAATGGTCCCCTGCTTCGTTCGAGG TGCTCCCTCATTCCGAATGCCCAAAGATGTGAGGGTTCCGTGCATTCTGGTTGGCCCAGGGACTGGCATTGCCCCCTTCAGAAGCTTCTGGCAGCAGAGGCTGTTTGATCTCGAGCACAAGG GGATCAAGTCTTGTCCCATGCTACTGGTGTTTGGGTGTCGGCAGTCAGAGATTGATCACATCTACAAGGAGGAGACCCTCCAGGCAAAAAACAAGGGCATGTTTAAAGAACTTTACACAGCGTACTCAAGAGAACCAGGAAGACCAAAG AAATATGTCCAGGATGTGCTTCGTGAGCAGCTGTCAGAGACTGTGTACAAGTGCCTAAAGGAGGAGAGTGGCCACATCtatgtgtgtggggatgtgggCATGGCTGGAGACGTCCTCAAGACGGTGCAGCAGATCATGAAACAACATGGGAACATGACACTGGAGGATGCTGGATTTTACATCAGCAAGCTCAGA GATGAGAACCGCTATCATGAGGACATATTCGGCGTTACGCTGCGCACGtatgaggtcaccaacaggctGCGATCGGAATCCATTGCGTACATCGAGGAgagcaaaaaggacacagatgA GGTCTTCTGTTCATAA